In Falsibacillus pallidus, the genomic window GTTACTTCATCCATGGAAAAAATCTTAAACAGGGATGGGGCATCCTCTCTATAGATCTTTCTTAACTTAAGTCTGGGCGTTTCTATTTCCATGAATGAGTTGAAAATGCTGTTCATCTCTGTCATTTACTTAATTCTTTCATGGATTAATTCGTACAGAACTTTAAGGTTGTTCCAGCCATAGCACACTTCTACGAATTTTTCGCCACCGATTTCAATTTCTTCTTCCCCTAATTTAATCGGGTTGAATGATTCATAAAATTTAATAGAAGGATTTTCTTTTAAAACCCATACATTCATAGATTGAAAACCTCTTTGAAGTAAATCTTCCACGCCGACGGAAAGCAGGTCAGTGCCGGCGCCTTTACGTTTAATAGAATCCAATAGGTAAATGGCATACAATTCTCCATCAATACCAAATTCCCCTGAGCGCTCTTTGCCAAATGATGCAAATCCAGAAACGATGCCATCGGCTTGTGCCACATATACAGAATGGTCATTTTGTAAAACTTGGCTCCATAATTTGAAACGCGGTTCAACTTTTAGTGATTGGAGATAGGGTTCATTCACAATCCCTTTGTATGACTGCCTCCAGCTTTCAACATGCACTTCCGCTATCTGCTCTGCATCTTCCAGGCGTGCTTTTCTAATCAACATGTCTTTCCATCCCCTCATACAGATTCGGCATTATTTTTAAGCAATTTCATTTTTTCTTTTCTTTCATTTATTAAAAAGATGGATATGCCCAGAATGACAATGAGCCCGCCTGCTGCCTGCCAAATGTGCAGCTTCTCACCAAGAAGGAAATAAGCAAGCATTGAAGCTCCGACCGGTTCAAATAAAATGGCCATGGAAATAGTGGATGTACTGACCCACTTCAACGACCAATTGAATAAACTATGACCCAAGAGATTTGGGATTATGGCAAGAAGGGAAAAGTAAATCCAATCTTCTGCCGGATATGGTCCGAATTTTTCACCTGAAGCCAGTACATAAAAGAATAGGACCACAGAACAAATGAAATAGACAACGAAGGTATAGGTCATAAGGGAAAGACGCTTCCTTACATGCTGGCCGAATAATAGATAGGCCGTCACTAGAGCACATGCGGCAAGCGCAAGCAAATCCCCGAACAATGCTTTGCCGCTGATGTGGAAATCTCCCCAGCTGATGATTACACTTCCCAGGATGGCCATTACCCCGCAAAGGATGGCTTTAATAGATAAGCGCTCTTTGAAAAATAGAAAGGTCCCGAGGAATGCGAATAAAGGCTGCAGTGTTACAAGGACTGTCGAACTGGCAACCGATGTGTAATTCAAGGATTCAAACCAAAGGATGAAATGAAAGGCTAAAAAGATTCCTGCAATAATGGAAAATAGCCATTCGCGTCGGGTGATGATTTTTAATTCCTTCAAATGTTTAGCAAGGAATAACGGCAGCATCAGCAGGACTGTAATAAATAATCGATAAAAAGCGATCACCCCTGCATCTGCCGAAGACACTTTGACTAATATAGCTGAGGTCGATACAGATGCGACGCCTATTCCCAGCGCAACATAAGGATTGATTTTTGGTTCTTCCATGGTGTTGTCTCCTTTTTGCTAATATGTTCATGTTAAAGGTACATTGATATGTTAAAATATAAACACTATTCTATATTTTAAAAGTAGATTTTCCAATGGTTTTTTAATATTTCAAAGGAGGCAGACACTTGGGGGTATCGGGTCTTAATTTAGAAACAGAAATCATATTGAAACTTTGCATCTCGGCCGTTCTTGGCCTGGTGATCGGATTGGAAAGGGAATTGAAGCGGAAACCAGTCGGCTTGAAAACAAGTTTGGTCATATCGATCGTCAGCTGCTTGTTGACCATTGTCTCGATTGAATCGGCTTATCTGTTTCCTGAACATGGCTTGGTTAACATCACAATGGATCCTTTGCGTTTAGCTGCACAAATTGTTTCCGGGATCGGTTTTCTGGGAGCCGGTGTTATTTTGCGGAGAGGGAACGACAGCATCTCCGGTCTGACAACGGCCGCCATGATTTGGGGGGCAGCAGGAATCGGTATTGCTGTCGGAGCAGGATTTTATGTTGAAGCCATTGCAGGCGTAATCCTTTTGATCATCAGTGTAGAATTCATTCCTTTTATCATTAAAATTATCGGGCCACAGAAGCTTCGTGAAAAAGAACTTTTAATCAAGCTTATTGTTGGAGAAAAGAAAAGCATCGAAACGGTCATCACAAAAATCCAGGATGAAAAGTTTTCTATTAAAAACATTCGGATCAGGGATAAACAAGATTTGACGCATTTAGTGGAATTGAAAATCACGGTCAACTTCAAGCGGAAGACGACCGATATCTATTATACAGTATCCGAAATTGAAGGCGTTCAAAGTGCGGAAGTAGAAAGCTTGTGAAGTTAAACAAGGCGCAGTCTTTATGACAGCGCGCCTTGTCCATTATTTTCTTCAGTTTTTTCAATGATAGTATTGCAAAGCTGCAAAATTGTTGTATAATATCGCTTAGACGTACATATCGGGGCGTTAGCTCAGCTGGGAGAGCGCTACGCTGGCAGCGTAGAGGTCAGGGGTTCGAGCCCCCTACGCTCCATATTTAAAAACCTTTGCACATCGCAAAGGTTTTTTCTATTTCACTTCCTTCAGCCCCAATCCTTCAATCATTTCTTGAATCCCTTCTTCACAATAGCCATATGACTTCCATGAACAAGTACTGCAGACAATCTGGACATCTGATGGTGTCACATGCTTCCTGATCCTTGATTCGATATCCTCCCATCTTATAACTTGACCGACGTATAGTCCCAATTTTTTAAGGATCGCGGCATCTCTTTCGAATATATTCATTTCCTGGCAATGATACTCGCCATCGTTTGGGTATTTTTCACACAATTGATCTGGCCCTTTAACGATTTGTATCCATGTCTTAGGCCTGTTCCTAAGCCCCTGATGCAGCTTCGTCATATTTTCTACATACTCTTTTGAATATCCCATGCCTCTATAGCCTAATAAGCAAAAAAGATGGTGTCCCCGCAGTTTATACATAAACATCCCCTTCTCTTATCAAGAATACTAATATGTTAACCTATAAACATATTAAGTTAACTATTTTTCTCTATTATAATTTATATAGGCAAAAAGAAAAGTGCTAAGGAGATCCTCAGCACTTTTCATTAAACAGGTACACTGACTTTCCTCAGCATGCTGATGGTTATAAAACTGGCCAGCATGATAATGGCAAAAGCCAAAAAGATATTATGCACCCCAAGGAAAGCAATCATGGCTCCAGTAAGAAGTGCGGATGAAATTTTTACGAAAGAAGCCAGGATGGTCCTTAGTCCAATCACGCGCCCGATGAATTCCTTTGTTGTGTTTAATTGAATCAGCGTTTGGACCACAATTAAATGAGACATGGTAAAGAGCCCCAAGATGAAAATCAAGAAGATAGATGGAATCGATTGGTCTGAGAAAAATAAGAGCAGCGATGCCGTAAGCATGCCTCCCATCGTACCTATGATCACCTTATGTTTAAATTTCTTCATAAAATAAGCCGCAACCAGTCCTGCGATGATTCCCCCGGCAGAGAAAGCCATTTCAAAGGAAGAATACAGCCCGCTCCCTCCCCGTAATTGTTCAGCCAAAGGCAGAAAGAGGGTAGTGGCCATTTGGATGCTTATGCTGTTTAAAATAGAAAGAAAGAGCAGATACTTCATCCCTTCTTTATCTTGAATGTATTGCCACCCTTTTTTCATTTCTGCAAAATAAACAATTTTCGATTGCTTCACTTGCTTCGGGCTTACCCGTTTAATGGTAAAGAAAAATAGTGCCGCGAATAAAAAAGTCAGCGAATTGATAAAGAAGCCCATCGAGAGAGACATGCTCACAAGGAAGATGCCTGAAACACCTGTCCCTGCAATCAAGGCAGCTTCATTCAATGAAGAAGCTTTTGAAATGACAAAAGGCAGTTCTTTCGCCGTAAAAGCTTCTTTAAGAAAAGACTGTGAAGCTGGTTTATAGATGGTATAGAAAACAGCCAACAGAAATTGAAGAAGATAAAAAATAAACGATGAATCCACTTTAAAATAAATCAATGCAGCCATGATAAATACAAGCAGGAATCTTAGGAAATCAGTGATGATGACGATATTTTTAGAATCCCGATGATCGACATAAACCGAAACAAATGGCGTCAGGAACATGCTCGGCAAATAATAGATGGCAATCATAAGCCCAATCGATGCTGCTTCACCTGTCAGATGATAGATATACCACATCAAGGCGATCTGCTGGATTCCATCCCCCAATCCGTTGATAAAAATGCCTGCAAAGTACTTATATTTATTATTCATCCAAAAGACCTCTTTAACATTATTTTCCTTCATTTTACCTTTCTATTTCTATAAGATAAATGACAGAAAATCTATATCTTGGCATAAGGATTTCTTATCATTTTTCTATAAAAAAAGAATGCCAATAAGACATTCTTTTTTTAAGTAAACATTAACTTGATTCCAATAATGATGACGATAAAGGCAAGAAGCTTCGTGATGGTGCCGCCTGATATTTTGGATGACACCAATGCGCCGGCCTGCCCTCCAATCAACACTCCAATCCCGCAGAATGCAGCGACGGCCCAGTCAACCCTGCCATGGATGATTGGCTGGATCAATCCGATGCCGGAATAAATCGCTAATGAGAATATCGATGTGGCAGTGGCATAATGGACACTTACGCCAAAACCGTAGACCAATATAGGGACCAGAAGCCATCCTCCCCCGATTCCAAAGAAAGAAGAAATAGTACCAAGCAGAATGCCGACGAGCCCAATCTTGATGCCATATCCCCATGACATTTCATGGATGTCATGTTCTGTTTTTTGTGCATCTGAACTTTTATCAGCTTTTCGGAAATTCTTCCAAAGAAGAAACGCACCGAGTCCGATCAATGTAACTGCAAATACTATTTTAAATACATGCTCCGGACTTCTCACAACCAGCCATGAACCAATAAAAGTCCCCGGGATGGCCCCTAAAGAGATAATTAATCCCGTATAGAGAAGTATTCTTTTTTGTTTAATGAAGGCGAAAATCGAAGTGGAAGCATTGAAGAATACGAGAGCCAAACCAGTTGCCGCTGCAGTTGCAGGCGAAAGATCCGTCAGCATCAAGAGAAACGGAACAATGATGAAGCCGCCTCCTGCCCCGATGATGGTCCCATAAATACTCGCAATGAATCCTAATACAGCCAAACCTATGTACATCATAGAAGTCTCTTCTTCCTTTTTATAAAATTAATAAATCATTTATTACAATCTTACTCTTTTGCACCTTCAATGAAAATATGAAACCGGTACTTTCATAAAAAACTTCAGCCCCTTTAAAAAAGGGCTGAATTTCTATTGTCCGATGATACTACCATCTTTTTCTTTTAATAATGCTTCTTTCAATTTCTTTAACGTTTCTTCATCAAATTCTTTCTGCTTGTCTTCTAATCCAAGCAATGAACCAATTCCGATATCTCCCAAAAGGGGAGCCTGTATTTTTGATAATTGTTCAGATATAGAGGAATCCTCTTCACAAATCTCTGGAAGCGGCTTTTTCTCTTGCAGCGCTTGATCGATCAGCTCCAGGCCTAGCTCCTTTGTGATCTTCCCGTTTGCCTTCCTTGTCTTTTGACATATGGAAGTCAATGTTTGATCAGCAGACTTGACCGTATCGTCCACTACTTTTGTGGTATCTTTCAATGGTTTAGCCACTTTAGAGACTGTTCCTTCAATGGGTTTGAGAATGGGATCCCCCGTATTTTTTATCGGTTTAATGACAGAATCCGCTGTTTCAACGGTTTTCTTTACCAGATCACCTGCCGGCTTAACCGGTTTGGTCAAATTCTCTAATGCATCATCCATCTGCTTTCCTGTTGAAGATTCTTCTTTTTTAAC contains:
- a CDS encoding GNAT family N-acetyltransferase, yielding MLIRKARLEDAEQIAEVHVESWRQSYKGIVNEPYLQSLKVEPRFKLWSQVLQNDHSVYVAQADGIVSGFASFGKERSGEFGIDGELYAIYLLDSIKRKGAGTDLLSVGVEDLLQRGFQSMNVWVLKENPSIKFYESFNPIKLGEEEIEIGGEKFVEVCYGWNNLKVLYELIHERIK
- a CDS encoding DMT family transporter, which encodes MEEPKINPYVALGIGVASVSTSAILVKVSSADAGVIAFYRLFITVLLMLPLFLAKHLKELKIITRREWLFSIIAGIFLAFHFILWFESLNYTSVASSTVLVTLQPLFAFLGTFLFFKERLSIKAILCGVMAILGSVIISWGDFHISGKALFGDLLALAACALVTAYLLFGQHVRKRLSLMTYTFVVYFICSVVLFFYVLASGEKFGPYPAEDWIYFSLLAIIPNLLGHSLFNWSLKWVSTSTISMAILFEPVGASMLAYFLLGEKLHIWQAAGGLIVILGISIFLINERKEKMKLLKNNAESV
- a CDS encoding MgtC/SapB family protein encodes the protein MGVSGLNLETEIILKLCISAVLGLVIGLERELKRKPVGLKTSLVISIVSCLLTIVSIESAYLFPEHGLVNITMDPLRLAAQIVSGIGFLGAGVILRRGNDSISGLTTAAMIWGAAGIGIAVGAGFYVEAIAGVILLIISVEFIPFIIKIIGPQKLREKELLIKLIVGEKKSIETVITKIQDEKFSIKNIRIRDKQDLTHLVELKITVNFKRKTTDIYYTVSEIEGVQSAEVESL
- a CDS encoding DUF1284 domain-containing protein encodes the protein MYKLRGHHLFCLLGYRGMGYSKEYVENMTKLHQGLRNRPKTWIQIVKGPDQLCEKYPNDGEYHCQEMNIFERDAAILKKLGLYVGQVIRWEDIESRIRKHVTPSDVQIVCSTCSWKSYGYCEEGIQEMIEGLGLKEVK
- a CDS encoding MFS transporter, coding for MNNKYKYFAGIFINGLGDGIQQIALMWYIYHLTGEAASIGLMIAIYYLPSMFLTPFVSVYVDHRDSKNIVIITDFLRFLLVFIMAALIYFKVDSSFIFYLLQFLLAVFYTIYKPASQSFLKEAFTAKELPFVISKASSLNEAALIAGTGVSGIFLVSMSLSMGFFINSLTFLFAALFFFTIKRVSPKQVKQSKIVYFAEMKKGWQYIQDKEGMKYLLFLSILNSISIQMATTLFLPLAEQLRGGSGLYSSFEMAFSAGGIIAGLVAAYFMKKFKHKVIIGTMGGMLTASLLLFFSDQSIPSIFLIFILGLFTMSHLIVVQTLIQLNTTKEFIGRVIGLRTILASFVKISSALLTGAMIAFLGVHNIFLAFAIIMLASFITISMLRKVSVPV
- a CDS encoding sulfite exporter TauE/SafE family protein; protein product: MMYIGLAVLGFIASIYGTIIGAGGGFIIVPFLLMLTDLSPATAAATGLALVFFNASTSIFAFIKQKRILLYTGLIISLGAIPGTFIGSWLVVRSPEHVFKIVFAVTLIGLGAFLLWKNFRKADKSSDAQKTEHDIHEMSWGYGIKIGLVGILLGTISSFFGIGGGWLLVPILVYGFGVSVHYATATSIFSLAIYSGIGLIQPIIHGRVDWAVAAFCGIGVLIGGQAGALVSSKISGGTITKLLAFIVIIIGIKLMFT